The proteins below are encoded in one region of Helianthus annuus cultivar XRQ/B chromosome 2, HanXRQr2.0-SUNRISE, whole genome shotgun sequence:
- the LOC110896979 gene encoding uncharacterized mitochondrial protein AtMg00860-like, translating to MNRVCKAYFNHFVIDFIDDILIYSKTQEEHKRHLRLILQLLRVERLYAKISECEFWLKEVQFLGHTVNELGIHDDPSKIEAVKNWIAPKYPSEIRLFLGLAGYYHCFISNFSKIVVPLTSLTQKDKPFVWGPKQKESFQTLKDMLCNAPILTHPDGNDDFVVYRDASNQGKANVVANALSRTTHVKGIRCFQLIDDLRNHIREAQYMFVIEGNLYNEMQCGAE from the exons atgaaccgtgtgtgcaaagCTTATTTTAACCATTTCGTGATCgacttcatcgacgatattctcatctattccaagactCAAGAAGAGCACAAGCGACACTTGCGTCTTATCCTTCAGCTTTTACGCGTTGAACGTCTTTACGCCAAAATCTCcgaatgtgaattttggttaaaagaagttcaattccttggtcacactGTCAATGAACTTGGTATTCACGATGACCCTTCAAAGAttgaagctgtgaagaattggattGCTCCTAAGTATCCGTCTGAAATTCGTTTGTTCCTTGGTCTAGCTGGTTATTATCATTGTTTCATTTCTAACTTCTCAAAAATTGTCGTTCCTCTTACttccttgactcaaaaagataaaccttttgtttggggtcctaAACAAAAGGAGTcgtttcaaacgctcaaggacatgctttgcaatgctcctatccttaCTCATCCCGATGGTAACGACGACTTCGTCGTGTACCGTGATGCTTCAAACCAAg gtaaggcgaatgtcgtggccaaTGCACTTAGTCGTACAACTCATGTCAAGGGTATTCGTTGCTTTCAACTCATCGACGATCTTCGAAACCACATTCGTGAAGCTCAATACATGTTTGTTATTGAGGGTAACCTCTATAACGAGATGCAATGTGGTGCAGAATAA